One Triticum dicoccoides isolate Atlit2015 ecotype Zavitan chromosome 5B, WEW_v2.0, whole genome shotgun sequence genomic window carries:
- the LOC119306230 gene encoding late embryogenesis abundant protein D-34-like encodes MSQGQPRRPKGGEAMQADRPIKYGDVFDVSGELAAQPVAPRDAAMLQSTENEVLGLGQTQKGGPAAVMQSAATLNARAGHVGRGQLTGPVADAGVTVTEADLPGRRVITESVAGQVVGRFVAPAPVTATEPSGALDQDAVTIGRALEAVAAAGAGAKPVDQSDSAAVQAAEMRATGSNLTVPGGVAAAVQAAADQNERAAREEDRVKLRDVLSDARSKLPADKGATREDAERVVSAEMRNKLDLTTTPGGVAEAVTTAARLNQERP; translated from the exons ATGAGCCAGGGCCAGCCTCGGAGGCCCAAGGGCGGGGAGGCCATGCAGGCCGACCGGCCAATCAAGTACGGCGACGTGTTCGACGTCTCCGGGGAGCTGGCGGCGCAGCCCGTGGCGCCGAGGGACGCGGCGATGCTGCAGTCCACCGAGAACGAGGTGCTGGGGCTGGGGCAGACGCAGAAGGGCGGGCCCGCGGCCGTCATGCAGTCGGCCGCCACGCTCAACGCGCGCGCCGGCCACGTCGGCCGCGGCCAGCTCACGGGCCCCGTCGCCGACGCGGGCGTCACCGTCACCGAGGCCGACCTGCCCGGCCGCCGCGTCATCACCGAGTCCGTCGCCGGGCAGGTCGTGGGCCGGTTCGTCGCGCCCGCGCCGGTGACGGCCACCGAGCCGTCGGGCGCGCTGGACCAGGACGCCGTGACCATCGGGCGCGCGCTGGaggccgtggcggcggccggcgcgggGGCGAAGCCGGTGGACCAGAGCGACTCGGCGGCCGTCCAGGCGGCCGAGATGCGCGCCACGGGGTCCAACCTCACCGTCCCGGGGGGCGTCGCCGCGGCGGTGCAGGCGGCCGCCGACCAGAACGAGCGCGCCGCGCGCGAGGAGGACAGGGTCAAGCTCCGGGACGTCCTCTCG GACGCGAGGAGCAAGCTGCCGGCGGACAAGGGGGCGACGAGGGAGGACGCGGAGAGGGTGGTGTCGGCGGAGATGCGGAACAAGCTGGACCTGACGACCACGCCGGGCGGCGTGGCGGAGGCGGTGACCACGGCGGCGCGGCTCAACCAGGAGCGCCCGTAG